In Methanosarcina siciliae T4/M, one genomic interval encodes:
- a CDS encoding cobyrinate a,c-diamide synthase has translation MTKGILIAGTHSGVGKTTVSMGIMAALKHRQLKVQPYKVGPDYIDPSHHTAICGRSSRNLDTYMMGTEGVRQTVARTSADADVAVVEGVMGLFDGIDSTEIASSAHVAKTLDIPVILVINVHGMSRSTAAILKGYSEFDPEVRIAGVILNQVGSPRHVELVVNSLPGNIPVVGTIPRKKEIEVPSRHLGLYMAHEKDYNTAEMAAFIEENVDLDAVLELAEPCSVPDFVEGPQTGADLRIGVAWDPAFCFYYRDMFDAFRDHGAEVVFFSPMEGELPDVNGIYFGGGYPELYAEVLENSESTRKLKGLAADGLPIYAECGGLLYLCGAYEVDDRTYKLADVVPANTRMTNRLKALGYTEAHPLDKNFSSRNIRGHEFHYSITECDRDARFAYEMIRGKGIQDGFDGLLEHNTLAGYMHSHPASFPVDKFVQKCREYKRR, from the coding sequence ATGACAAAAGGAATACTTATCGCAGGAACCCATAGCGGAGTTGGAAAAACCACAGTCTCCATGGGTATCATGGCTGCCCTAAAGCACAGGCAGCTTAAAGTCCAGCCTTACAAGGTAGGCCCGGATTACATTGACCCTTCCCACCACACAGCTATTTGCGGGCGTTCTTCCAGAAATCTGGACACCTACATGATGGGAACGGAAGGGGTGAGGCAGACAGTTGCCCGTACCTCTGCAGACGCTGACGTTGCTGTCGTTGAAGGGGTCATGGGGCTTTTTGACGGGATCGACTCCACGGAAATCGCAAGTTCGGCACATGTGGCCAAGACCCTGGATATCCCGGTGATCCTCGTTATCAATGTCCACGGAATGTCAAGAAGTACCGCAGCTATTCTGAAGGGCTACTCCGAATTCGACCCTGAAGTCAGGATTGCAGGCGTAATCCTGAACCAGGTCGGAAGCCCCCGCCATGTAGAACTCGTAGTAAATTCGCTTCCAGGAAACATTCCTGTTGTCGGCACTATCCCCCGCAAGAAAGAAATCGAAGTCCCTTCAAGGCACCTGGGGCTCTACATGGCGCACGAAAAGGACTATAACACTGCGGAAATGGCAGCCTTTATCGAAGAAAATGTTGACCTTGATGCAGTGCTTGAACTTGCCGAGCCCTGTTCGGTTCCGGATTTCGTGGAAGGTCCGCAGACCGGGGCAGACCTCAGGATCGGGGTTGCCTGGGACCCTGCTTTCTGTTTCTACTACCGGGACATGTTCGATGCTTTCAGGGACCACGGAGCCGAAGTTGTGTTTTTCAGCCCTATGGAAGGAGAGCTTCCGGACGTGAACGGGATTTACTTCGGAGGCGGCTACCCCGAACTCTATGCCGAAGTCCTTGAAAATTCGGAAAGCACCCGGAAACTCAAAGGACTTGCAGCCGACGGCCTGCCCATCTATGCGGAATGTGGAGGCTTGCTCTATCTCTGCGGAGCCTATGAGGTCGATGACAGGACTTATAAACTGGCCGATGTCGTGCCCGCAAATACCCGCATGACAAACCGGCTGAAAGCTCTCGGATACACCGAAGCCCACCCCCTTGACAAAAACTTCTCTTCTCGCAATATCCGGGGTCACGAATTCCATTATTCCATCACGGAATGCGATAGAGATGCCAGGTTTGCATACGAAATGATCCGCGGAAAAGGCATACAGGACGGTTTTGACGGGCTTCTGGAACACAACACTCTTGCAGGGTATATGCACTCCCATCCTGCCAGCTTCCCGGTAGATAAGTTCGTGCAAAAATGCAGGGAATATAAAAGAAGGTAA
- a CDS encoding glyoxalase/bleomycin resistance/dioxygenase family protein: MKFICPLIVVNNMEISRNFYEKVLNQKVQYDFGENVSFEGGFAIHLKSHFSDLININKNDIVQKSNNSELYFEEADLDNFLQKLKNMDSIEYVHGLKEQPWGQRVLRFYDPDMHIVEVGEPMESVVKRLLNEGLSVEETSKRTLMSEEFVRQFL; the protein is encoded by the coding sequence ATGAAATTCATATGTCCGCTTATTGTTGTCAATAATATGGAAATTTCCAGGAACTTTTACGAAAAGGTTCTCAATCAAAAAGTACAGTATGATTTTGGTGAAAACGTATCATTTGAAGGTGGTTTTGCGATACACTTAAAGTCGCATTTTTCAGACTTAATAAACATAAACAAAAACGATATCGTCCAAAAATCAAATAATTCTGAATTGTATTTTGAAGAGGCCGATTTAGATAATTTCCTTCAAAAGCTGAAAAATATGGATTCAATTGAATATGTACACGGATTAAAAGAACAGCCCTGGGGCCAGAGGGTTCTCAGATTCTACGATCCCGATATGCATATTGTTGAGGTTGGCGAACCCATGGAAAGTGTGGTAAAAAGACTGCTGAATGAAGGGTTGTCGGTCGAAGAAACCTCAAAACGCACTTTAATGTCTGAGGAATTTGTCAGGCAGTTCCTATAA
- a CDS encoding SDR family oxidoreductase, with protein MKNLFDLTGKVAIVTGASSGLGVEFARALANQGANIAIVARREEKLKEVQKEIEKLGVTCRYYLCDVMQTGQIKNAVELIEKDFGRIDILVNNAGLGLIDAADKTTDEMWHNMIDTNLNGVYFFAREVGKVMLKQKRGRIINIGSIHSTVSMKGIPLTAYCSTKGGVLMLTKALATEWAKEGITVNAIGPGYFALGMAEGVVADPEFAKIIEFMCPMGRAGQSGDLDTTVVYLASDESKYITGQIITVDGGWTAL; from the coding sequence ATGAAAAATCTATTTGATTTAACAGGAAAAGTTGCTATTGTAACAGGCGCTTCCTCAGGGCTTGGAGTAGAATTTGCCAGGGCTCTGGCAAATCAAGGTGCAAATATTGCTATAGTTGCACGCCGTGAAGAAAAATTAAAGGAAGTACAGAAGGAAATTGAAAAACTTGGAGTAACCTGCCGCTATTACCTCTGTGATGTAATGCAAACAGGCCAGATTAAGAATGCTGTGGAGCTGATAGAAAAAGACTTCGGCAGAATTGATATCCTTGTAAACAACGCCGGTCTCGGACTTATTGATGCTGCGGACAAAACAACTGATGAAATGTGGCACAATATGATTGATACAAACCTGAATGGTGTCTATTTTTTTGCCCGCGAAGTCGGGAAAGTAATGTTAAAGCAAAAACGTGGAAGAATCATTAACATCGGGTCAATTCACTCAACAGTGTCAATGAAAGGAATCCCGCTTACGGCTTATTGCTCGACAAAAGGCGGAGTTTTGATGCTCACCAAAGCTCTGGCAACCGAATGGGCAAAAGAAGGCATTACTGTTAATGCAATCGGACCCGGTTATTTTGCTCTCGGAATGGCCGAAGGAGTTGTTGCTGATCCTGAATTTGCAAAAATTATTGAATTTATGTGTCCGATGGGACGTGCGGGACAATCCGGAGACCTGGATACAACCGTTGTTTATCTTGCATCCGATGAATCAAAATATATTACAGGCCAGATAATTACAGTTGACGGCGGCTGGACAGCACTTTAA